One region of Chlorobiota bacterium genomic DNA includes:
- a CDS encoding AAA family ATPase — protein MSIPSAAIPSIDRFVRSGALPFVGRVAELEQISQLWSHAEPATLRAMLVVGEAGSGKSRLVEEAIRRIAAADGAVVHARLRPEESASIGPVLALAMWGSESAGGLLKQEPEGTIPAAAAALQRIAGLRRTLLVIEDIHLLQGATLREFAMLLDSLADDSLALLCTSRPADLEARQPLQPFLQKEVALAGLEGEALSELWDQLFGGNADPQALRSMERATLGNPLAFRSALRGAINTGAMRMDERTNAWRVSLAPAAFAEVVERTAQRISEGMIAHLSDEELHAAQLLAVLGESFSFEAATLLLPNVGPMVEQLMEQGVIVRPHTASHTLNGVASAQPPFAFVHTLLHRSLWERAAPPFRSIVALLTDSPPLFSVRPFQLLAERALPQPLPQSLAERAIAALLPAASALDHSADWPYALTIYHACEAIYQAVDGWENRTDQHRVRIELLMRGVNQLRTRNAPEAYAGMIDEIMEISATLLDDGYPTARMYAFPFQQEYLWRCQGPAYLNVWDQVQELCRSHPEVRYDFPYLEFLGQAMHFAIIEPDLERMGIIEQEIDELMASEQATEPFKNHALLHVARYLILKFDTLEELARRQRLRQQLDALDDGDLRNRPWVLEFLFTTGAPSETIAQSDRLVRYFRDAAYWQSFYSAMLLKLASLALMGAAATELQSLLAALPNWGNLDQELHGLVARRCWDICLALALRFDIEGAMEMAAFFQLELGDAPLSQRLFWQRCAASGGEVPDEFMEEGGEEHPLLRLWKASTLPVEPATMEMEVEMKMEMARELLHRPILRIYDLADRYTFLAIAQQAEQEGNPWAATKAAEALRQMGIRSLVEWFVEHGIHTPIEPLLDRYGSHLPKEEATRWLRAGRAMAKNAEGNQPTATPPEPALRVGMFGKITTQPRGAAEPSRLRGARNQALLGLLVADAMLREPLERIDFCRLATNDSEDPDRARRSMNVAVLRLREAIGTEMILTDGDTPRLNRELCHVDILDAYAALRQARQALREGGVADALRSIQQMLALWRGQVPFPGLYDEFYESLREEFESRARSTAVAVAKRLLNEDDPAGAEQLLQQTFSILPEDEEVGNLLQSALLRQGKLADTQWVAMKAEENE, from the coding sequence ATGTCCATTCCTTCTGCTGCCATTCCTTCCATTGATCGCTTCGTTCGCAGCGGCGCGCTTCCGTTTGTGGGGCGCGTGGCGGAGCTTGAGCAGATTTCCCAACTATGGAGCCATGCCGAGCCGGCCACGCTGCGAGCAATGCTGGTTGTTGGCGAAGCGGGGAGCGGAAAAAGCCGCCTTGTTGAGGAAGCAATTCGGCGCATTGCCGCTGCCGATGGCGCGGTGGTTCACGCAAGGCTCCGCCCGGAAGAATCTGCCTCGATTGGGCCGGTGCTGGCCCTGGCAATGTGGGGGTCGGAATCGGCTGGGGGGCTGCTGAAGCAGGAGCCGGAAGGGACAATCCCCGCCGCCGCCGCCGCGCTGCAACGGATTGCCGGATTGCGGCGCACCTTGCTGGTGATTGAAGATATCCATCTGCTGCAGGGGGCCACGCTTCGCGAGTTCGCAATGCTGCTTGATTCCCTTGCCGACGACTCTCTGGCCTTGCTCTGCACGTCGCGCCCTGCGGACCTTGAAGCACGCCAACCGTTGCAGCCCTTTCTTCAAAAGGAGGTTGCCCTTGCTGGATTGGAAGGCGAAGCCCTTTCCGAACTTTGGGATCAACTGTTCGGCGGCAATGCCGACCCGCAAGCCTTGCGGTCCATGGAGCGGGCAACGCTGGGCAATCCGCTGGCGTTCCGCTCGGCACTTCGCGGTGCAATCAACACCGGGGCAATGCGGATGGACGAACGCACGAACGCCTGGCGCGTTAGCCTTGCTCCGGCAGCCTTTGCCGAAGTGGTGGAGCGGACCGCCCAGCGAATCTCCGAAGGGATGATTGCCCACCTTTCCGATGAAGAGCTTCACGCCGCACAGCTGCTTGCGGTTTTGGGCGAGTCGTTCTCCTTCGAGGCCGCCACGCTGCTGCTTCCCAATGTTGGCCCAATGGTGGAGCAACTGATGGAGCAAGGGGTGATTGTTCGCCCGCACACAGCTTCCCACACGTTGAACGGTGTGGCAAGCGCGCAGCCTCCGTTCGCGTTTGTTCATACCCTGCTTCACCGTTCGTTGTGGGAGCGGGCCGCGCCGCCGTTCCGGAGCATTGTTGCGTTGCTTACCGATTCCCCGCCCCTCTTTTCGGTGCGCCCGTTCCAGCTGCTGGCCGAGCGTGCGCTGCCCCAGCCGTTACCGCAATCGCTGGCCGAGCGTGCGATTGCCGCTTTGCTGCCGGCAGCTTCCGCGCTGGACCATTCTGCCGATTGGCCCTATGCCCTAACCATCTATCATGCCTGCGAAGCCATTTACCAAGCGGTGGATGGATGGGAAAACCGCACCGACCAACACCGTGTTCGGATTGAACTGCTGATGCGTGGCGTAAACCAGCTTCGCACCCGTAACGCGCCGGAGGCCTATGCCGGAATGATTGATGAGATCATGGAGATTTCGGCAACGCTTCTTGATGATGGCTATCCAACGGCGCGGATGTACGCCTTCCCATTCCAGCAAGAATATCTGTGGCGCTGCCAGGGTCCCGCCTATCTGAACGTTTGGGATCAGGTCCAGGAGCTTTGCCGCAGCCACCCCGAGGTCCGGTATGATTTCCCGTATCTAGAGTTCCTGGGCCAGGCGATGCACTTCGCGATTATCGAGCCAGACCTTGAGCGGATGGGGATTATTGAGCAGGAGATTGACGAGCTGATGGCCAGCGAACAGGCCACCGAGCCGTTCAAGAACCATGCGCTGCTTCACGTTGCGCGTTACCTGATCCTGAAGTTCGACACCCTTGAGGAACTGGCGCGGCGGCAGCGGCTGCGCCAGCAGCTTGACGCGCTGGATGATGGCGATTTGCGCAACCGCCCGTGGGTTCTGGAATTCCTGTTCACCACCGGCGCCCCCTCCGAAACAATCGCCCAGTCCGACCGCCTGGTCCGCTACTTCCGCGACGCTGCCTACTGGCAAAGTTTCTATTCCGCCATGCTGCTGAAGCTGGCTTCGCTGGCGTTGATGGGGGCTGCGGCAACGGAACTTCAATCGCTGCTTGCGGCGTTGCCGAACTGGGGGAATTTGGACCAGGAATTGCACGGACTTGTTGCCCGCCGCTGCTGGGATATCTGCCTTGCGCTGGCCTTGCGGTTTGACATTGAAGGGGCAATGGAAATGGCGGCATTCTTCCAGCTTGAGCTTGGCGATGCACCCCTTTCGCAAAGGCTTTTCTGGCAACGCTGCGCCGCTTCCGGTGGTGAGGTTCCTGATGAATTCATGGAGGAGGGGGGGGAGGAGCATCCATTGTTGAGGTTGTGGAAAGCCAGCACGCTTCCGGTGGAGCCAGCCACGATGGAGATGGAAGTGGAGATGAAAATGGAGATGGCGCGGGAGCTTCTGCATCGGCCAATCCTTCGCATCTACGACCTTGCCGACCGCTACACCTTCCTGGCCATTGCGCAGCAAGCCGAGCAGGAAGGGAATCCGTGGGCCGCCACCAAGGCTGCCGAAGCCTTGCGGCAAATGGGAATACGGAGCTTGGTCGAGTGGTTTGTGGAGCATGGAATCCACACGCCGATTGAGCCGTTGTTGGACCGCTACGGCAGCCACCTTCCCAAAGAAGAAGCCACCCGATGGTTGCGCGCCGGGCGGGCAATGGCAAAAAATGCCGAAGGCAATCAACCCACGGCCACCCCTCCCGAGCCGGCCTTGCGGGTTGGAATGTTTGGCAAGATTACAACCCAACCACGCGGAGCCGCCGAGCCAAGCCGGCTGCGTGGTGCCAGGAACCAAGCCCTGCTGGGGCTGCTGGTTGCCGATGCGATGCTGCGCGAGCCGTTGGAGAGGATTGATTTTTGCCGGCTTGCAACCAACGATTCCGAGGACCCCGACCGCGCACGCCGCTCGATGAACGTTGCGGTGCTTCGCCTGCGCGAGGCGATTGGGACGGAGATGATCCTGACCGACGGCGACACCCCACGCCTGAACCGTGAACTTTGCCACGTTGACATTCTGGATGCCTACGCCGCGCTTCGCCAAGCCCGGCAGGCGCTTCGCGAAGGGGGCGTTGCCGATGCCTTGCGGAGCATCCAACAGATGCTGGCGCTGTGGCGCGGCCAGGTCCCTTTCCCGGGGTTGTATGATGAGTTCTACGAAAGCCTTCGCGAAGAATTTGAGAGCCGTGCCCGCAGCACCGCCGTGGCCGTTGCCAAACGATTGCTGAACGAAGATGACCCAGCCGGAGCCGAGCAGCTGTTGCAGCAAACCTTTTCTATTTTGCCGGAAGATGAAGAGGTTGGGAACCTTCTTCAATCCGCACTGCTTCGCCAGGGGAAGCTGGCCGACACCCAATGGGTGGCCATGAAGGCGGAGGAGAACGAGTAG
- a CDS encoding succinate dehydrogenase cytochrome b subunit, giving the protein MKEPNKLLSALTSQVGRKLLTGITGVLLVLFLISHLSANLALLNSDPTPFNQYTQNLHNFGMLLIIVEIGLGLVILLHAYVGIAIMLRKRAARKQGYDVVASKGGPSRQSLSSRTMAVTGSILLIFLVIHIVQMRFGPNISQGYTAVINGQEARDLHRLVVEVFSNIWWVAFYVGVMIMLGFHLRHGIWSALQSLAAMKPRYSTAIYSVAFVLAVLLAVGFLFLPIWMYINHRGATV; this is encoded by the coding sequence ATGAAGGAACCAAACAAGCTGTTATCAGCGCTGACCTCGCAGGTGGGGCGCAAGCTGCTGACGGGCATCACCGGCGTTCTGCTGGTGCTGTTCCTGATCTCGCACCTCTCCGCTAATCTTGCCTTGCTCAACTCGGATCCAACTCCGTTCAACCAGTACACCCAAAACCTTCACAACTTTGGGATGCTGCTGATTATCGTGGAGATCGGCTTGGGGCTTGTCATCCTGCTGCACGCCTATGTTGGCATTGCCATTATGCTGCGTAAGCGTGCGGCGCGCAAGCAAGGCTACGATGTTGTGGCCAGCAAAGGGGGACCAAGTCGCCAGTCGCTTTCCTCGCGGACGATGGCCGTTACCGGCAGCATCCTGCTGATCTTCCTGGTGATCCACATCGTTCAAATGCGCTTTGGTCCAAACATCAGCCAGGGATATACGGCTGTCATCAATGGCCAAGAAGCCCGCGACCTGCACCGCTTGGTGGTGGAGGTCTTCTCGAACATCTGGTGGGTTGCTTTTTATGTTGGGGTGATGATCATGCTGGGCTTCCATTTGCGGCATGGTATCTGGAGCGCGCTGCAATCGCTTGCGGCAATGAAACCCCGCTACTCAACAGCCATTTATTCCGTTGCCTTTGTGCTTGCGGTGCTGCTTGCTGTTGGGTTCCTGTTCCTTCCTATCTGGATGTACATTAATCACCGAGGAGCCACCGTATGA
- a CDS encoding RNA polymerase sigma factor yields the protein MNSQHQIRTSIAADLSDETLFEQFLLGSEQAYVALYERYDKGILTYLRTVLKDAPDAAEDLFQETFVKLFRERGRRQEILNRGEEYRPVQNFRGWLFRVAHNLAISFHRSNRPTVSLTPDDDEEASRWDERLMVPIEESFSQLYGEDDLFANETIYKQLRVAIELLPQSLRDVFVLREVNGMEYEEVAATVGCTQEAARMRISRARRALRKALEKFLVRDE from the coding sequence TTGAACTCCCAACACCAAATACGAACCTCCATCGCCGCCGATCTGAGCGATGAAACGCTGTTCGAGCAGTTCCTGCTTGGCAGCGAGCAAGCGTATGTTGCGCTGTACGAACGCTACGATAAAGGCATCCTCACCTATTTACGCACCGTCCTGAAGGATGCCCCCGACGCTGCCGAGGACCTGTTCCAGGAGACGTTCGTGAAGCTGTTCCGCGAGCGGGGACGGCGGCAGGAGATTCTGAACCGTGGCGAGGAATACCGCCCGGTGCAGAACTTCCGGGGATGGCTCTTCCGGGTTGCCCACAACTTGGCGATCAGCTTCCACCGCTCCAACCGCCCCACGGTTTCCCTCACCCCCGACGACGATGAAGAAGCAAGCCGCTGGGACGAACGCCTGATGGTCCCCATCGAGGAATCGTTCTCGCAGTTGTACGGCGAAGATGACCTGTTCGCCAACGAGACGATCTACAAGCAACTGCGGGTGGCGATTGAGCTTCTGCCGCAATCGCTGCGGGATGTGTTCGTGCTGCGGGAGGTAAACGGGATGGAGTATGAGGAGGTGGCCGCCACGGTTGGCTGCACCCAAGAAGCCGCACGGATGCGGATTAGCCGCGCCCGCCGCGCGCTTCGCAAAGCATTGGAAAAATTTTTGGTGAGAGATGAGTAA
- the gyrA gene encoding DNA gyrase subunit A yields MATTSERLVPISLEDEMRNSFLDYSFSVIVSRALPDVRDGLKPVHRRVLYSMSELSLSPNRPFKKSARIVGETMGKYHPHGDGAIYDSLVRMAQDFSMRHPLVDGQGNFGSMDGDPPAAMRYTEARLTHVAMEMLRDIDKNTIDFVPNFDDSLQQPAVLPANFPNLLVNGASGIAVGMATNIPPHNLGEVVDGLIEIINNPETTIQELMKHVKAPDFPTGGIIYGYEGVAEAFQSGRGRVVMRARVNTEVLKSGKEQLVITEFPYQVNKAQLIEKIADLVREKRLEDISNVRDESDRDGVRVVVELKRDATPEVVLNNLYKHTQMQQTFGVIMLALVDGRPRVLNLKEVMEYFLKHRNEVIVRRTQFDLEAAERRAHILEGYIIALDNIDAVIETIKKSKDVETAKANLMSRFGLSEIQAKAILDMRLQRLTGLERQKIEDEYRETIKLIERLRAILGSKDLQMEIIRTELLELKQKYDNPRRTEIIYDYRDFTIEDMIAEEDMVVTISNNGFIKRFPASGYRRQLRGGKGVTGMQTREDDFIEHVFVGSTHHYLVFFTDRGRCFRVKIYEIPEAGRAAKGRSLANLLPKEKDENITAVMAVRGFATEEFVFMVTQKGTVKKTPLKDFANIRSNGIIAINLADGDNLVEARLTDGTNDIVIGTHQGMAVRFRETDVRDMGRQAAGVRGVTLANNDFVIGMVAVKRTESNLLVVAENGYGKRSQVADFRLTRRGGKGVISMNTTDKTGNVISMREVVDADDIVVMTKGGMVIRQHVAEIRVLGRNTQGVRLIRLNEGDQITGVAIVASEEGAEGGNGGNGEENGDSAE; encoded by the coding sequence ATGGCAACAACGTCCGAACGACTGGTCCCCATCTCCCTTGAAGATGAGATGCGGAACTCCTTCCTTGATTACTCCTTTTCGGTCATCGTCTCGCGCGCGCTTCCCGACGTGCGCGACGGCTTAAAACCGGTGCATCGCCGGGTTCTGTACTCCATGTCCGAACTGAGCCTTTCCCCAAACCGTCCGTTCAAAAAATCGGCCCGTATCGTTGGCGAGACGATGGGGAAGTACCACCCCCACGGCGACGGAGCCATTTACGACTCCTTGGTCCGCATGGCCCAAGATTTCTCGATGCGCCACCCGCTGGTGGATGGGCAAGGGAATTTTGGCAGCATGGACGGCGACCCACCAGCGGCCATGCGGTATACCGAGGCGCGCCTTACCCACGTGGCCATGGAGATGCTGCGGGACATTGACAAAAACACCATTGACTTCGTCCCCAACTTCGACGACTCCCTTCAGCAACCGGCGGTGCTTCCGGCGAACTTCCCGAACCTTCTGGTAAATGGGGCAAGCGGCATTGCGGTGGGAATGGCCACCAATATCCCTCCCCATAATCTTGGTGAAGTGGTGGATGGATTGATTGAAATCATCAATAACCCCGAGACCACCATCCAGGAATTGATGAAGCACGTGAAAGCCCCTGACTTCCCGACCGGCGGAATCATCTACGGCTACGAAGGCGTTGCCGAGGCATTCCAAAGCGGGCGCGGGCGCGTGGTGATGCGCGCACGGGTGAACACCGAGGTGCTGAAATCGGGGAAGGAGCAGCTGGTGATTACCGAGTTCCCCTACCAAGTCAACAAGGCCCAGTTGATTGAGAAAATTGCCGATCTGGTCAGGGAAAAACGGCTGGAGGACATCTCCAACGTCCGCGACGAATCGGACCGCGACGGCGTGCGGGTGGTGGTGGAACTGAAGCGGGACGCAACCCCAGAAGTGGTGCTGAACAACCTGTACAAACACACCCAAATGCAGCAGACGTTTGGCGTGATTATGCTGGCACTGGTGGATGGCCGCCCCCGCGTGCTGAACCTGAAGGAGGTGATGGAGTACTTCCTGAAGCACCGCAACGAGGTGATTGTCCGCCGCACCCAATTCGACCTTGAGGCTGCCGAACGCCGCGCCCATATCCTTGAGGGCTACATCATCGCCCTGGATAACATTGACGCGGTGATTGAGACGATCAAAAAATCGAAGGATGTGGAGACCGCAAAAGCAAACCTGATGAGCCGTTTTGGATTGTCGGAAATCCAGGCCAAGGCCATTCTGGATATGCGGTTGCAACGCCTTACCGGGTTGGAACGCCAGAAAATCGAAGATGAGTACCGCGAGACCATCAAGCTGATTGAACGGCTGCGCGCAATTTTGGGGTCCAAGGACCTGCAGATGGAGATCATCCGCACCGAGCTTCTGGAGCTGAAGCAGAAATACGACAACCCCCGCCGGACCGAGATCATCTACGATTATCGTGACTTCACGATCGAGGACATGATTGCCGAGGAGGACATGGTGGTCACCATCAGCAACAACGGGTTCATCAAGCGGTTCCCGGCAAGTGGCTACCGCCGCCAGCTTCGCGGGGGGAAAGGGGTGACAGGGATGCAAACCCGCGAGGATGATTTCATCGAGCACGTGTTTGTTGGGTCCACCCACCATTACCTTGTGTTCTTCACCGACCGTGGCCGCTGTTTCCGGGTGAAAATCTACGAGATACCGGAGGCCGGGCGCGCCGCAAAAGGCCGCTCGCTTGCCAACTTACTTCCGAAGGAGAAGGATGAGAACATCACTGCCGTGATGGCCGTGCGTGGGTTTGCCACCGAGGAGTTCGTCTTCATGGTGACGCAGAAAGGGACGGTGAAGAAAACGCCGCTGAAAGATTTCGCGAACATCCGTTCCAACGGGATCATCGCCATTAACCTTGCCGACGGCGATAACCTTGTGGAAGCCCGTTTAACCGACGGGACCAACGACATCGTTATCGGGACCCACCAGGGAATGGCCGTCCGGTTCCGCGAAACCGACGTGCGCGACATGGGCCGCCAGGCCGCAGGGGTCCGCGGGGTGACGCTTGCCAACAACGATTTCGTGATCGGCATGGTGGCCGTCAAACGGACCGAATCGAACCTTCTGGTGGTGGCCGAAAACGGCTACGGCAAACGGAGCCAGGTTGCCGATTTCCGCCTGACGCGGCGTGGCGGAAAGGGGGTGATCTCCATGAACACTACCGATAAAACTGGCAACGTTATCTCCATGCGCGAAGTGGTGGATGCCGACGACATCGTGGTGATGACCAAAGGGGGGATGGTGATCCGGCAGCACGTTGCGGAAATTCGCGTGCTTGGCCGCAACACCCAGGGGGTCCGGCTGATCCGTTTGAACGAAGGCGACCAAATCACCGGGGTGGCCATTGTGGCTTCCGAGGAAGGAGCGGAGGGAGGAAACGGCGGAAATGGAGAAGAAAACGGCGATTCGGCAGAATAA
- a CDS encoding fumarate reductase/succinate dehydrogenase flavoprotein subunit: MSQNPTHPKLDAKIPSGHISEKWTNFKSTAKLVNPNNKRKHTIIVVGTGLAGGSAAASLAELGYNVKAFCIQDSARRAHSIAAQGGINAAKNYPNDGDSIWRLFYDTVKGGDYRAREGNVYRLAQISNNIIDQCVAQGVPFAREYSGLLANRSFGGAQVSRTFYARGQTGQQLLLGAYQAMEKMVGAGKIQMYARHEMLDLVVVDGKARGIIVRDLVTGEIERHAADAVLLCTGGYGNVYYLSTNAKNSNVTAAWRCFKRGAFFANPCFTQIHPTCIPVSGDYQSKLTLMSESLRNDGRVWVPKNIGDKRSPEQIPEEDRDYYLERKYPSFGNLVPRDVASRNAKEQADGGKGVGDTGMAVYLDFADSIRRLGDATISERYGNLFQMYEKITGEDPYKVPMRIYPAVHYTMGGLWVDYHLMSTIPGLFVLGEANFSDHGANRLGASALMQGLADGYFVIPYTLGNYIANNTFPKVDESNEAFAATENEARERISQLLNVNGTKTVQEYHRSLGKVMWDYVGMGRNREGLQHAITEIGKMRQEYWQNVKIPGERNTMNKSLEFAGRVADFMELGELMARDALQREESCGGHFREEYQTEEGEAKRDDENFSFAAAWEYQGEGTLPTMNKEPLTFEYVAPTQRSYK; this comes from the coding sequence ATGAGCCAGAACCCAACGCATCCAAAACTGGACGCAAAAATCCCTTCTGGGCATATCAGCGAGAAGTGGACGAACTTTAAATCCACCGCAAAGCTGGTAAACCCGAACAACAAGCGGAAGCATACCATCATCGTGGTGGGAACGGGGCTGGCTGGCGGATCGGCGGCAGCTTCGTTGGCCGAGCTTGGCTACAACGTCAAAGCGTTCTGCATCCAAGATTCCGCCCGGCGTGCCCACAGCATTGCGGCGCAAGGGGGGATCAACGCCGCCAAAAACTACCCGAACGATGGCGACTCCATCTGGCGGCTATTCTACGACACCGTAAAAGGTGGCGACTACCGCGCCCGCGAAGGGAACGTCTATCGCTTGGCCCAGATCAGCAACAACATCATTGACCAGTGCGTGGCCCAGGGGGTTCCGTTCGCGCGGGAGTACAGCGGGCTGCTGGCAAACCGCTCGTTCGGCGGCGCGCAGGTTAGCCGGACCTTCTACGCCCGCGGGCAGACAGGCCAGCAACTTCTGCTTGGAGCCTACCAGGCAATGGAGAAAATGGTGGGTGCCGGAAAAATCCAGATGTACGCCCGGCACGAAATGTTGGACCTTGTTGTTGTTGATGGCAAAGCGCGTGGCATTATCGTGCGGGACCTTGTCACCGGCGAAATTGAACGCCACGCTGCCGATGCCGTGCTGCTTTGCACCGGCGGCTACGGCAACGTCTACTACCTTTCCACCAACGCAAAAAACTCCAACGTCACGGCGGCGTGGCGGTGCTTCAAGCGGGGCGCGTTTTTTGCGAACCCTTGTTTCACGCAGATCCATCCAACCTGCATTCCGGTCAGTGGTGATTATCAATCCAAACTTACCCTGATGAGCGAAAGCCTTCGGAACGATGGCCGCGTCTGGGTTCCGAAAAACATCGGCGACAAACGCTCGCCGGAGCAGATACCGGAAGAGGATCGCGATTACTACCTGGAGCGGAAGTATCCCAGCTTCGGCAACCTTGTCCCGCGCGACGTTGCCAGCCGCAACGCAAAGGAGCAAGCCGACGGCGGAAAAGGCGTTGGGGACACCGGCATGGCGGTCTATCTCGATTTTGCCGACTCCATCCGCCGGCTTGGCGACGCAACCATCAGCGAGCGGTATGGGAACCTGTTCCAGATGTACGAGAAGATCACCGGCGAGGACCCGTACAAGGTCCCGATGCGGATATATCCTGCGGTTCACTACACCATGGGGGGCTTGTGGGTGGATTATCATTTAATGAGCACCATCCCCGGGCTGTTTGTGCTGGGCGAAGCAAACTTCAGCGACCACGGCGCAAACCGGCTTGGCGCAAGCGCGCTGATGCAAGGGCTTGCCGATGGCTACTTCGTGATCCCCTACACGCTTGGTAACTACATTGCCAACAATACCTTCCCGAAGGTTGACGAATCGAACGAAGCCTTTGCCGCAACCGAGAACGAAGCCCGCGAGCGAATCAGCCAACTTCTAAACGTCAACGGAACCAAGACGGTGCAGGAATACCACCGCTCGCTTGGGAAGGTGATGTGGGATTACGTTGGCATGGGGCGCAACCGCGAAGGGTTGCAGCACGCCATTACCGAGATCGGAAAAATGCGCCAAGAGTATTGGCAAAACGTGAAGATCCCTGGGGAGCGCAACACCATGAACAAAAGCCTTGAATTCGCCGGGCGCGTTGCCGATTTCATGGAACTTGGCGAGCTGATGGCCCGCGATGCCTTGCAGCGGGAAGAATCGTGCGGCGGGCATTTCCGCGAAGAATACCAGACCGAAGAAGGGGAGGCCAAACGGGACGACGAAAACTTCAGCTTTGCCGCCGCGTGGGAGTATCAAGGGGAAGGAACCTTGCCGACGATGAACAAAGAACCACTCACCTTTGAATACGTTGCGCCAACACAGCGCAGCTACAAATAA
- the rpmE gene encoding 50S ribosomal protein L31 translates to MKEKIHPTYVAAQVSCVCGAVFVTRSTIGNIKLEICSECHPFFTGRQKMIDTAGRIDRFNQRFQRSKDIRASKQNS, encoded by the coding sequence ATGAAAGAGAAAATTCATCCGACCTATGTTGCCGCGCAGGTAAGCTGCGTTTGCGGAGCCGTGTTTGTTACCCGTTCCACCATTGGCAACATCAAGCTAGAAATCTGCTCCGAGTGCCACCCGTTCTTCACCGGGCGCCAGAAGATGATTGATACCGCCGGACGCATTGACCGCTTCAACCAGCGGTTCCAACGCTCCAAAGATATCCGCGCTTCCAAGCAGAACTCGTAA
- a CDS encoding 30S ribosomal protein S18, translating to MNPRNNRRDQNNLPDGALRQQKRAEPPRRRRNPLKGIEYIDYTNTKLLLRFTNDQGKILPKRITGLTATQQRALTRAVKYARHLALLPFVTDDAR from the coding sequence GTGAATCCACGTAATAATCGTCGCGATCAAAACAACCTTCCCGATGGTGCGCTTCGCCAGCAAAAACGTGCCGAGCCGCCGCGCCGCCGCCGGAACCCGCTGAAGGGGATCGAGTACATTGACTACACGAACACCAAGCTGCTGCTTCGCTTCACCAACGACCAAGGGAAAATCCTCCCGAAGCGTATCACCGGGCTTACCGCAACGCAGCAGCGCGCATTAACCCGCGCCGTGAAGTACGCACGCCACCTTGCCCTGCTTCCGTTCGTCACCGACGACGCTCGCTAA
- a CDS encoding zinc metallopeptidase, producing the protein MRWRDLRQSSNIEDQRGQGGPRRGLAVGGGMGAIVIALLAYFLGVDPGAMTDQAPMLPSPSSSEATRPINPDDDSAKAFVSAVLGNTEDVWSGIMQRQGEAYRQPRLVLFSDQVQSACGVAGASVGPFYCPMDQKVYIDLSFFRELRSRFRSPGDFAQAYVIAHEVGHHVQNLLGISERVHRQQQRVGKTAANELSVRLELQADYLAGVWAHHAQKQGLLEIGDIEEALRAATAIGDDRLQMEAQGYTVPDAFTHGTSEQRARWFRKGLESGTLEGGDTFSARDL; encoded by the coding sequence ATGCGTTGGAGAGACTTACGCCAAAGCAGCAATATCGAAGATCAACGGGGGCAGGGGGGACCGCGGCGCGGACTGGCTGTTGGTGGTGGGATGGGGGCAATCGTGATTGCCTTGCTTGCCTACTTCTTGGGGGTTGACCCCGGGGCAATGACCGACCAAGCCCCGATGCTTCCTTCCCCTTCCAGCAGCGAAGCAACGCGCCCAATCAATCCGGATGATGACTCGGCCAAAGCCTTTGTTTCGGCAGTGCTGGGGAACACCGAAGACGTGTGGTCGGGGATTATGCAGCGCCAGGGCGAAGCCTATCGCCAGCCGCGGTTGGTGCTTTTTTCGGACCAGGTGCAATCGGCCTGTGGGGTGGCTGGCGCATCGGTGGGACCGTTCTACTGCCCCATGGACCAGAAGGTCTATATTGATCTCTCCTTCTTCCGCGAGCTGCGCAGTCGGTTCCGCTCGCCGGGGGATTTTGCCCAAGCGTACGTTATCGCCCACGAGGTTGGGCATCACGTCCAGAATCTGTTAGGGATTTCTGAACGGGTCCACCGCCAGCAGCAACGGGTTGGGAAGACCGCCGCCAACGAGCTTTCGGTGCGGCTTGAGCTGCAGGCCGATTATTTGGCCGGCGTGTGGGCCCACCATGCGCAGAAGCAAGGGCTGTTGGAAATTGGCGACATCGAAGAAGCCCTCCGCGCCGCCACCGCCATTGGCGACGACCGCTTGCAGATGGAGGCGCAAGGCTACACCGTCCCCGATGCCTTCACCCACGGAACGTCCGAGCAGCGCGCCCGCTGGTTCCGCAAGGGGTTGGAAAGCGGGACGTTGGAAGGGGGCGACACCTTCTCCGCACGGGATTTATAA